A window of the Streptomyces finlayi genome harbors these coding sequences:
- a CDS encoding ABC transporter substrate-binding protein: MNVRKRWTSTPIGAGLAVALLSSCGLQSGGNTAGSDASIVVGMADDVLTRDPVSDEVLPPDPASGYDPGSWLLFNNVFQSLISFPRGSSTPKPEAAKSCAFENGNRTYRCTLRDGLTFSNGSSLTSKDVKFSFDRAIRINDPAGPAPLLSTIAEVTAPDARTVVFRLKVPDATFPSKIASGAGSIVDHRTYPADSLRRDGQAIGSGPYELKSFDKSRAVFSINSDYRGTARVKNSGVTLAFFQGDQKKLASALRNGDVDVAYRGLAAQDIAQLEESSAAADKGIEVVEGSSAEVQHLVFNMKDPVVGKLPVRRAIAYLVDRDALVSEVYHSTASPLYSIIPAGITAHNTAFFDMYGGTPQPEKAEQALRAANITGKVKLTLWSTPSRYGPSTDNAFRAIAEQLNASGLFDAKVTSLPFDEYEDQVAAGELGVYVKGWVPDYPDPDNFTQPFFGKDNVLQNGYVNDDITGRILPATAALAERAATERVFDELQQDVAEDLPILPLWQGKQYAAAYENVSGLQWTLDASTVFRFWEISKF, encoded by the coding sequence GTGAACGTACGCAAGCGGTGGACAAGCACGCCCATAGGAGCCGGTCTCGCGGTGGCTCTGCTGAGCAGCTGCGGACTCCAGTCCGGAGGAAACACCGCAGGGTCCGACGCCTCCATCGTCGTGGGCATGGCAGACGACGTCCTGACCCGCGATCCGGTCTCGGACGAGGTTCTGCCCCCGGATCCGGCCTCGGGCTACGACCCGGGATCGTGGCTGCTGTTCAACAACGTCTTCCAGTCCCTGATCAGCTTCCCCCGGGGGAGCTCGACGCCGAAGCCGGAAGCGGCGAAGTCCTGCGCGTTCGAGAACGGCAACAGGACCTACCGGTGCACGCTCCGCGACGGCCTGACGTTCAGTAACGGCAGCAGCCTCACGTCCAAGGACGTCAAGTTCTCCTTCGACCGGGCGATCAGGATCAACGATCCCGCAGGCCCCGCTCCGCTGCTCTCCACGATCGCGGAGGTCACCGCTCCGGACGCGCGGACGGTCGTCTTCCGGCTCAAGGTCCCGGACGCCACATTCCCCAGCAAGATCGCCTCGGGCGCCGGCTCCATCGTGGACCACCGCACCTACCCTGCGGACAGCCTGCGCAGGGACGGCCAGGCCATCGGGTCGGGGCCGTACGAACTGAAGTCCTTCGACAAGTCGAGGGCCGTCTTCTCGATCAACTCCGACTACCGGGGTACGGCGCGGGTGAAGAACTCGGGCGTCACCCTCGCCTTCTTCCAGGGCGACCAGAAGAAGTTGGCGTCGGCGCTGCGCAACGGCGACGTCGATGTCGCCTACCGCGGTCTGGCCGCGCAGGACATCGCCCAGCTGGAGGAGTCCTCCGCCGCGGCGGACAAGGGCATCGAGGTCGTCGAAGGATCGAGTGCCGAGGTCCAGCACCTGGTCTTCAACATGAAGGACCCGGTGGTCGGAAAGCTCCCCGTGCGCAGGGCCATCGCGTACCTGGTGGACCGTGACGCCCTCGTCAGCGAGGTCTACCACTCCACGGCCTCCCCGCTGTACTCGATCATCCCGGCCGGCATCACGGCCCACAACACCGCGTTCTTCGACATGTACGGCGGGACCCCGCAGCCGGAGAAGGCCGAGCAGGCGCTGCGTGCCGCGAACATCACCGGCAAGGTGAAGCTCACCCTGTGGTCCACGCCGAGTCGCTACGGCCCCTCCACCGACAACGCGTTCCGTGCTATCGCCGAGCAGCTCAACGCGAGCGGGCTCTTCGACGCGAAGGTCACGTCGCTGCCTTTCGACGAGTACGAGGACCAGGTCGCGGCCGGTGAGCTCGGCGTCTACGTGAAGGGCTGGGTCCCGGACTACCCCGACCCGGACAACTTCACCCAGCCGTTCTTCGGAAAGGACAACGTCCTGCAGAACGGCTACGTGAACGACGACATCACCGGCCGGATCCTCCCCGCCACCGCCGCCCTGGCCGAACGCGCCGCCACCGAGCGAGTCTTCGACGAGCTCCAGCAGGACGTGGCCGAGGACCTGCCGATCCTGCCTCTGTGGCAGGGGAAGCAGTACGCGGCGGCGTACGAGAACGTCTCCGGCCTCCAGTGGACCCTGGACGCCTCGACGGTCTTCCGCTTCTGGGAGATCAGCAAGTTCTAG
- a CDS encoding IS630 family transposase — translation MNVRRHPGGAVAAVAVTLDETTHKALEQLTASAKAQVRDVLRARIVLAAAGGQTNAEIARELNVAINTVRKWRGRFAERGPDGLKDTGRPGRPKVYDDRVRVAIVAAATSEPPHPAATWTHRAIAERVASTVFAAVSPSHIGRILADLDLKPHKVRSWLTRRDTPDFWQRAEHICDLYRNPPQDAVLLSIDEKTAIAARSRKHPGRPTTPGQAARQEFEYVRHGTASLVAALDVRTGEVLTEVIARNNAATFTEFLDRINALIPDSTDIHVVLDNGSSHTAKHTKAWFKAHPRWTAHFTPPHASWLNQVELVFSALTRSVLRHGDFAGRDDLIDKLDSYIINRNKTAKPFRWTYDGTPLKEAA, via the coding sequence ATGAACGTACGCAGGCATCCGGGCGGAGCGGTCGCGGCGGTGGCCGTCACCTTGGACGAGACCACGCACAAGGCCCTGGAGCAGTTGACGGCATCAGCGAAAGCCCAGGTCCGCGACGTTCTGCGGGCCAGGATCGTGCTCGCGGCCGCCGGCGGCCAGACCAACGCGGAGATAGCACGCGAGCTAAACGTCGCCATCAACACGGTGCGCAAGTGGCGCGGCCGCTTCGCCGAGCGCGGGCCGGACGGCCTGAAGGACACCGGGCGCCCGGGCCGGCCCAAGGTGTACGACGACCGGGTACGTGTGGCGATCGTGGCCGCCGCGACCAGCGAACCACCGCACCCGGCGGCCACCTGGACCCATCGGGCAATCGCCGAGCGGGTCGCCAGCACCGTCTTCGCAGCCGTCTCGCCCTCCCACATCGGGCGGATACTGGCGGACCTGGACCTCAAGCCGCACAAGGTCCGCAGCTGGCTCACCCGCCGCGACACCCCCGACTTCTGGCAACGCGCCGAGCACATCTGCGACCTCTACCGCAACCCGCCCCAGGACGCGGTGCTGCTGTCGATCGACGAGAAGACCGCGATCGCCGCCCGCTCCCGCAAACATCCCGGCCGCCCCACCACCCCAGGCCAGGCAGCCCGCCAGGAGTTCGAGTACGTCCGCCACGGCACCGCCTCCCTGGTTGCCGCACTCGACGTGCGCACCGGCGAGGTCCTCACCGAGGTGATCGCCCGCAACAACGCGGCGACCTTCACCGAATTCCTCGACCGGATCAACGCGCTCATCCCCGACAGCACGGACATCCACGTGGTGCTGGACAACGGTTCTTCGCACACCGCCAAGCACACCAAGGCATGGTTCAAGGCCCATCCACGCTGGACAGCGCACTTCACCCCGCCCCACGCCTCGTGGCTCAACCAGGTCGAGCTGGTCTTCTCCGCCCTGACCCGCAGCGTCCTGCGGCACGGCGACTTCGCCGGCCGCGATGACCTCATCGACAAACTGGACAGCTACATCATCAACCGAAACAAAACCGCGAAGCCCTTCCGCTGGACCTACGACGGCACCCCACTCAAGGAAGCAGCCTGA
- a CDS encoding TrmB family transcriptional regulator: protein MLEAAGIGAGEERVYRFLVGVREADAAVIAEQLGLEVTQAHRVLASLHDKGLVGRLAASPTGGAVRYVPVAPDAALRPLLLRGHEALESARRGVEQLTEEYRAGGRRHDAGQLVEVITGASVIRQRLRHMAYGAHEMRWLCKAGHVAMPAEDNDEEWELLARGVRYEAIYERALLEEPGMVDNVARSICAGEQARATGTLPVRLVIADGSMAICPLMQGGSGDALGEPTAAVVRGSSLLDALIALFESQWAAASPLHVTDSGELADFGGSPRPGANVADDERYLLSLVVAGVADKAIASQLVLLRVSSWRGVDQAGWSPR from the coding sequence ATGCTGGAAGCCGCGGGAATCGGGGCGGGGGAGGAGCGGGTGTACCGCTTCCTCGTAGGGGTGCGTGAGGCTGATGCCGCAGTGATCGCGGAGCAGCTGGGGCTCGAAGTGACGCAGGCCCACCGGGTGTTGGCCTCCCTCCATGACAAGGGTCTGGTGGGGCGGCTGGCCGCTTCGCCGACGGGGGGCGCGGTCCGCTATGTGCCGGTGGCGCCCGATGCGGCGCTGCGGCCGCTGCTGCTGCGTGGGCATGAGGCGCTGGAGTCGGCGCGGCGGGGGGTGGAGCAGCTCACCGAGGAGTACCGGGCCGGGGGGCGGCGGCATGACGCGGGGCAGCTCGTCGAGGTGATCACGGGGGCGAGTGTGATCCGGCAGCGGCTGCGTCATATGGCGTACGGGGCGCATGAGATGCGGTGGTTGTGCAAGGCCGGCCATGTGGCCATGCCGGCGGAGGACAACGACGAGGAGTGGGAGCTGCTCGCCCGTGGGGTGCGGTACGAGGCGATCTACGAGCGCGCGCTGCTGGAGGAGCCCGGCATGGTCGATAACGTTGCCCGGAGCATCTGTGCGGGTGAGCAGGCGCGGGCTACCGGGACGCTGCCGGTGCGGTTGGTGATCGCGGACGGTTCGATGGCCATCTGTCCGCTGATGCAGGGCGGTTCGGGGGATGCGCTGGGTGAGCCGACAGCCGCGGTGGTGCGGGGCAGCAGTCTGCTCGACGCGCTGATCGCGCTGTTCGAGAGCCAGTGGGCGGCGGCGTCGCCGCTGCACGTCACGGACTCCGGTGAGCTGGCCGACTTCGGCGGCAGTCCGCGGCCCGGTGCGAACGTCGCCGACGACGAGCGGTATCTGCTGTCCCTGGTCGTCGCCGGGGTCGCGGACAAGGCGATCGCCTCGCAGCTAGTGCTACTCCGCGTTAGTTCGTGGAGGGGTGTTGATCAGGCTGGCTGGTCGCCGAGGTAG
- a CDS encoding Imm52 family immunity protein, with the protein MLDVVVNGFWGTREESPQSIAERWCTTLAELERIDAGSFHDWHEAGDGTPSDPLLIPAVPALTEYIERQSTGPDLDVVGYGTSLWAHNRDRAKVSSAVHAGGSSPYVTNSAVLSFRSGVVDETAEVIRRAPEILRVVAQAWDIDFGQVYNRSQYRAVSAHFDLANSAPRCGRAVHLSARRAGIAPDGLPGTYTRTADGGLIIDLTRGGTESPSDETVIEVNRELRSAGALEPLAVPFDRPTW; encoded by the coding sequence GTGCTGGATGTCGTCGTCAATGGTTTCTGGGGCACTCGGGAAGAGAGCCCGCAGTCGATCGCCGAGCGGTGGTGCACCACGCTCGCAGAGCTGGAGCGGATCGACGCCGGATCTTTCCATGACTGGCACGAGGCAGGGGACGGGACCCCCTCCGATCCTCTGCTGATCCCTGCGGTTCCGGCGCTGACCGAGTACATCGAGCGGCAGAGCACCGGGCCTGACCTGGATGTGGTGGGTTACGGGACGTCTCTGTGGGCGCACAATCGCGACCGCGCGAAGGTGAGCTCGGCCGTCCACGCGGGTGGCTCCTCGCCGTACGTCACCAACTCGGCCGTACTGTCCTTCCGTTCGGGCGTGGTGGACGAGACCGCGGAGGTGATCCGGCGTGCCCCGGAGATTCTGCGGGTCGTCGCGCAGGCGTGGGACATCGATTTCGGGCAGGTCTACAACAGGTCCCAGTACCGAGCCGTGTCGGCCCACTTCGACCTGGCGAACTCCGCTCCCCGCTGCGGCCGGGCCGTCCACCTCTCCGCCCGCCGTGCGGGAATCGCGCCCGACGGACTGCCGGGGACGTACACCCGCACCGCGGACGGTGGTCTGATCATCGACCTCACACGGGGCGGTACCGAGTCCCCGTCGGACGAGACGGTCATCGAGGTCAACAGGGAACTGCGCTCGGCGGGGGCGCTGGAGCCGTTGGCCGTCCCGTTCGACCGGCCCACGTGGTGA